From one Streptomyces sp. R41 genomic stretch:
- a CDS encoding 4a-hydroxytetrahydrobiopterin dehydratase — MAVEPLSQKEIEERLAELPGWSVDGDRLARSYRLGSHFAATAMVVHIAQVQEELDHHSDLTLGYNTISLTVNTHSVGGAITELDFALARRVEDLAPGHGAS; from the coding sequence ATGGCCGTCGAACCGTTGTCGCAGAAGGAGATCGAGGAGCGGCTCGCGGAGTTGCCGGGCTGGTCGGTGGACGGCGACCGACTCGCCCGTTCCTACCGCCTCGGCTCGCACTTCGCGGCGACCGCGATGGTCGTGCACATCGCCCAGGTGCAGGAGGAGCTCGACCACCACTCCGACCTCACGCTCGGCTACAACACCATCTCCCTCACCGTGAACACGCACAGCGTCGGCGGCGCCATCACCGAACTCGACTTCGCTCTCGCCCGCAGGGTGGAGGACCTCGCCCCGGGACACGGGGCAAGCTGA
- a CDS encoding methyltransferase domain-containing protein produces MLDYDKEADEYDATQGGEPRAAAAADAVLGLVPEGARSLLDVACGTGIATRHLAAGRPGLRVTGADAAHGMARMAAARLPGAVILADSRQLPFTEGSFDAVSVVWLLHLLDDAAPVVAEAARVLRPGGVLVTTVDKAASHHVGSDIDALAAPYREERATDEAELVTAYAAEHGLLPSGTARFRGHGQGRIPRRLARCVRDGEIYAAGGTTLAERIEALPDPDSPRPDPEFTLRAFRKA; encoded by the coding sequence GTGCTGGATTACGACAAGGAAGCGGACGAGTACGACGCGACGCAGGGCGGCGAGCCCCGGGCCGCCGCGGCCGCCGACGCGGTGCTCGGCCTCGTCCCCGAGGGCGCGCGCAGCCTGCTCGACGTCGCGTGCGGCACCGGGATCGCGACGCGGCACCTCGCCGCCGGGCGGCCGGGGCTGCGGGTGACGGGCGCGGACGCCGCGCACGGCATGGCGCGGATGGCGGCCGCGCGCCTCCCGGGTGCCGTCATCCTCGCCGACTCCCGTCAACTACCTTTCACCGAGGGCTCGTTCGACGCCGTGTCCGTCGTCTGGCTGCTGCATCTGCTGGACGACGCGGCGCCCGTCGTCGCCGAGGCAGCGCGCGTCCTGCGCCCCGGCGGCGTCCTCGTCACCACCGTCGACAAGGCCGCCTCCCACCACGTGGGCAGCGACATCGACGCACTCGCCGCGCCCTACCGCGAGGAGCGAGCCACGGACGAGGCCGAACTCGTCACGGCGTACGCCGCCGAGCACGGCCTGCTCCCGAGCGGTACGGCCCGGTTCCGGGGCCACGGCCAGGGACGGATCCCGCGCCGCCTGGCCCGCTGCGTCCGGGACGGCGAGATCTACGCGGCCGGCGGCACCACGCTCGCCGAGCGCATCGAGGCGCTCCCGGACCCGGACTCACCGCGCCCGGACCCCGAGTTCACGCTGCGGGCGTTCCGGAAGGCCTGA
- a CDS encoding CU044_2847 family protein yields the protein MAEPDGESATEVLVQVVDLQSGREISWGSNIAESLRSRIDDIREAVHAGAASVAGSLGDLPSHEDWEVGEVSATFGITLTAEAGVILSKASAEATFEVALTFRRRGE from the coding sequence ATGGCCGAGCCGGACGGCGAGTCGGCGACCGAGGTGCTCGTTCAGGTCGTGGATCTTCAAAGTGGCCGTGAGATCTCGTGGGGCTCCAATATCGCCGAGTCGCTGAGGAGCCGGATCGACGACATCCGAGAGGCCGTCCACGCCGGTGCGGCATCGGTCGCGGGCAGTCTCGGCGACCTGCCCAGCCATGAAGACTGGGAAGTGGGCGAGGTTTCCGCGACCTTCGGAATCACGCTGACCGCGGAGGCGGGAGTGATTCTTTCCAAGGCATCGGCGGAGGCGACCTTCGAAGTGGCGCTGACCTTCCGCCGCCGGGGCGAGTAG
- a CDS encoding helix-turn-helix domain-containing protein — translation MTIVPSGAAAPPTAPVDKGIGPLLRGWREQRRVSQLELALRAGSSARHISFIETGRSRPSEEMVLRLAEHLDIPVRDRNALLLAAGYAPHYPETPLDDPSMDALREGMERLIQGYEPYPALVVDATYNVLAANRGIVMLLEGVPESLLTPPLNAMRLTLHPQGLAPRIRNLRAWRDHLLAQMDRQIALRRSEPLRALYEEVAAYPVPAPDPADDELAGPVAYFALPMQIEHDGRLLSFISSISTFNTPMDVTVAELAIETFLPADPATVKYLQSSAT, via the coding sequence ATGACCATTGTCCCGTCCGGAGCCGCGGCGCCCCCAACTGCCCCCGTCGACAAGGGCATCGGCCCGCTCCTGCGCGGCTGGCGCGAGCAGCGGCGGGTGAGCCAGCTGGAGCTGGCGCTGCGGGCGGGTTCCTCGGCCCGGCACATCAGCTTCATCGAGACGGGCCGCTCCCGCCCCAGCGAGGAGATGGTGCTGCGGCTCGCCGAGCATCTCGACATCCCCGTCCGGGACCGCAACGCGCTCCTGCTCGCGGCGGGCTACGCTCCGCACTACCCGGAGACCCCGCTCGACGACCCGTCGATGGATGCCCTGCGCGAGGGCATGGAGCGGCTGATCCAGGGCTATGAGCCGTATCCGGCGCTGGTGGTCGACGCCACATACAACGTGCTCGCCGCGAACCGGGGCATCGTCATGCTCCTGGAAGGCGTACCGGAGTCCCTGCTCACGCCTCCGCTGAACGCCATGCGTCTCACCCTCCACCCGCAGGGTCTGGCGCCGCGCATCCGCAATCTGCGCGCCTGGCGCGACCATCTGCTCGCCCAGATGGACCGCCAGATCGCGCTGCGCCGCTCGGAGCCGCTGCGCGCCCTGTACGAGGAGGTGGCCGCCTACCCAGTCCCGGCCCCGGACCCCGCCGACGACGAACTCGCCGGACCCGTCGCCTACTTCGCCCTCCCCATGCAGATCGAGCACGACGGGCGGCTCCTGTCCTTCATCTCCTCCATCTCCACCTTCAACACGCCGATGGACGTGACGGTCGCCGAGCTGGCCATCGAGACCTTCCTCCCGGCCGACCCGGCGACGGTCAAATACCTTCAGTCGTCGGCGACTTGA
- a CDS encoding trypsin-like peptidase domain-containing protein: MHGRVLVGARDRGGGCAVTARAVLTARHVVRGHDTAELAFALPTGRTVEVVRTEDDEQLDVAVLHLAEDVEPSSLSTATEGAVWRVRAAPHTPRGNDPGLTGIVDFAATEITNDRGYGLHVLQLRVQQDLGSFKGYSGSAVVIPGSGGVAGILVEQVPLRTRTTVGQERPASNVLYAVPVDTVVARFRLTGTVRVSARLPLETPIGNLVEATLGSADEPVPFGGRSAELAELTDWLWDASADRRLLVTATAGRGKSSLLIRWIDSLVGSPALSVVFVPISIAFDIATEDVVHRALVARVARAYRVPVAVSGRGADELREELADLLRRPPPSGRLLVVVDGLDEAVGWDPGPHFLPHELAEDVRVVLSARHTADRPTAHDWRERLGWRRARTLDVPALSVEGVREVLAHQPDLRAALPDLSGLAAELHRLSDGEPVVLRLYVDELAELLQEKGQVPDLSSLRSVERGLTAYFERWWADQEVQWRSGLGPPSSDVGALLDTLALACGPLTRGDALQVMRHLSPPQNRRTPMGDRLDRSLVALRRFLTRREGDRALVLGHPRYASTRQRRLREDGEFARVEDAYLTWAQETFRDVRKGRLAADDIPAYLVKHLGQHLDRAGAVRPELLVPLGSTEWRRAWDSTSEDVHGHLPDVRRAMSGLTAEARRGTVRRRRAFPVAAALGVAASRANTSVQAACLSPALAAELVRWNVWSESRAIGYVLGLQSPVERATGVGVLIPVLRTTGRAEIDGLLDSARPAHDLEFAEALAAYVVHLARISSPDEAVRVAEHQIVPDTGTIYAGSRRTYEEAYALISLVPHLDGDLAARACRKAVERLDRLGSGEELLRVLTASVPLDRAVRLAAALGHQDPEHAVVHWMTRGKALSPDQYENVARFPDVVAITAPWLPDSIRAERLSGALDDVIRDFDPVLWPDVLGRMAPHLTPDLCRRAQHMASSLSAPDRCRVYAALSRGPFPAHERQQIVEFLDGHAETALFGGSNHFRDAMAAMTQGGLGRLVLRIIRARDRQGDALSVLEAVAPALEEELIPEALRLAMADSSAGDSSGLRAVVARWASFGPSAASDALAETYRTRLSVTDDDALALSLTPEPPDGGWDSALRELAGEELRFAVLAGMCARLPMTPTGAMRLAKTLPPSWLRDKARRVAGTALAHGIDEVALSRLIDDCAGEDLDLDKERLTHAYFVRLARSVTPAAAVAFAQRGGSHSLLACALSAAGPDLPSSAVSLTMAAARRRAHAAEYRDRTKEGAWSAANLLVALLPSVSAPEADRLWEEVETYLDGQQAEMPWNLSRATQLFHHVPDRFRARAWSLLLPPGFAEGETSFSQGSRPGDVPVGWASRVAELIDAFDRHHLDVLAGTVERQAGSSGERDSLRAAIAVRKAHLGDIPEALDGIHDCGWAPSSAHAAMEIADGMAPEFLGEWINAVLRRFSGTRSNELRAAVLASSSPLQVSVPVPVAAEIAGRWLTDGRWRRRSELVADVIGLAPLLLRLDETGENLRAAVRGDASLKALRKLLA; this comes from the coding sequence GTGCACGGCCGTGTGCTCGTCGGCGCGCGTGACCGCGGCGGTGGCTGCGCCGTGACGGCCCGCGCGGTGCTCACGGCTCGCCATGTGGTTCGCGGCCACGACACGGCGGAGTTGGCGTTCGCGCTGCCGACCGGACGCACGGTCGAAGTCGTCCGAACCGAGGACGACGAGCAGCTCGACGTGGCGGTTCTCCATCTCGCGGAAGACGTCGAGCCCTCCTCCCTCTCGACCGCGACCGAGGGCGCCGTATGGCGGGTCCGTGCCGCGCCGCACACACCCCGTGGCAACGACCCCGGACTCACCGGCATCGTGGACTTCGCCGCCACAGAGATCACCAATGACCGGGGGTACGGGCTTCATGTCCTTCAACTGCGCGTCCAGCAGGATCTGGGCAGCTTCAAGGGATACTCAGGCAGCGCTGTCGTCATACCGGGATCCGGGGGCGTCGCCGGGATCCTCGTCGAACAGGTGCCGCTACGGACACGCACCACGGTGGGCCAGGAACGCCCCGCCTCGAACGTGCTCTACGCGGTGCCGGTCGACACGGTGGTGGCACGTTTCCGCCTGACCGGCACGGTTCGGGTCAGCGCTCGGCTCCCCCTGGAAACACCCATCGGCAATCTGGTGGAGGCCACCCTCGGAAGCGCCGACGAACCCGTCCCGTTCGGGGGCCGGAGCGCGGAGCTCGCGGAACTCACCGACTGGCTGTGGGACGCGAGCGCCGACAGGCGTCTGCTGGTCACCGCCACGGCGGGGCGCGGCAAGTCCTCTTTGCTCATCAGGTGGATCGACTCCCTGGTTGGCTCCCCGGCGCTCTCCGTCGTCTTCGTCCCGATCAGCATCGCCTTCGACATCGCGACCGAGGACGTCGTCCACAGAGCACTGGTGGCCCGCGTCGCCCGGGCATACCGGGTGCCGGTGGCCGTCTCCGGCCGGGGAGCGGACGAGCTCAGGGAGGAGCTGGCGGATCTCCTACGCCGTCCGCCGCCCTCAGGCCGCCTGCTCGTCGTCGTGGACGGGCTGGACGAGGCCGTCGGTTGGGACCCGGGGCCGCACTTCCTTCCGCACGAACTCGCGGAGGACGTGCGTGTGGTCCTGTCCGCCCGGCATACGGCCGACCGGCCCACGGCGCACGACTGGCGCGAACGTCTGGGATGGCGCAGGGCCCGGACCCTGGACGTGCCGGCACTCTCCGTCGAGGGTGTCCGGGAGGTACTGGCGCACCAGCCCGATCTTCGCGCCGCGCTCCCCGACCTGTCAGGCCTCGCTGCCGAGCTGCACCGCCTGTCCGACGGGGAACCCGTCGTACTCAGGCTCTACGTCGACGAATTGGCCGAACTCCTCCAAGAGAAAGGACAGGTACCCGACCTCTCGTCGCTGCGCTCCGTGGAACGGGGGCTCACGGCCTACTTCGAGCGTTGGTGGGCCGACCAGGAGGTCCAGTGGCGGTCCGGTCTCGGACCACCCTCCTCCGACGTGGGCGCCCTGCTGGACACGTTGGCCCTGGCGTGCGGTCCCCTGACCCGGGGCGACGCGCTCCAGGTGATGCGCCATCTGTCGCCCCCGCAGAACCGGCGCACACCGATGGGAGACAGGCTCGACCGGTCCCTCGTCGCGCTGCGCCGCTTCCTGACCCGACGCGAGGGCGACCGGGCACTCGTCCTGGGACACCCGCGCTACGCGTCCACACGGCAGCGCCGACTGCGTGAGGACGGCGAGTTCGCTCGGGTCGAAGACGCCTATCTGACCTGGGCACAGGAGACATTCCGTGACGTCCGCAAGGGACGACTGGCCGCCGACGACATCCCCGCATACCTGGTGAAACACCTTGGGCAGCATCTCGACCGGGCCGGCGCCGTCCGCCCCGAACTCCTGGTCCCGCTCGGCTCCACCGAGTGGCGGCGCGCTTGGGACAGTACGTCGGAGGATGTGCACGGCCATCTGCCGGACGTCCGCCGGGCGATGTCCGGGCTGACCGCTGAGGCGCGGCGCGGCACCGTGCGCCGACGCAGAGCCTTCCCGGTCGCTGCCGCCCTCGGCGTGGCTGCCTCACGCGCGAACACCAGCGTCCAAGCCGCATGTCTGTCACCCGCACTGGCCGCCGAACTCGTCCGCTGGAATGTCTGGAGCGAGAGCCGGGCCATCGGATACGTCCTCGGCCTGCAGTCGCCGGTGGAGCGCGCGACGGGAGTCGGCGTGCTGATCCCCGTACTGCGCACCACAGGGCGAGCGGAGATCGACGGGCTGCTGGACAGCGCACGCCCCGCCCACGACCTCGAATTCGCCGAAGCCCTGGCCGCATACGTCGTCCACCTCGCCCGAATCTCGTCGCCGGACGAGGCTGTGCGGGTGGCCGAACACCAAATCGTGCCGGACACCGGCACGATCTACGCCGGCAGCCGACGCACCTACGAAGAGGCGTACGCCCTCATCAGCCTCGTACCGCACCTCGACGGCGACCTCGCCGCGCGGGCGTGCCGGAAGGCCGTCGAGCGCCTCGACAGGCTGGGAAGCGGTGAAGAGCTGCTGCGCGTACTGACCGCGAGCGTGCCGTTGGACCGTGCAGTACGGCTGGCCGCCGCATTGGGCCACCAGGATCCCGAGCATGCCGTCGTGCACTGGATGACCAGGGGCAAGGCCCTTTCGCCGGACCAATACGAGAACGTGGCCCGCTTCCCCGATGTGGTGGCCATCACGGCACCCTGGCTGCCGGACAGCATTCGAGCCGAGCGGTTGTCCGGTGCGCTGGACGACGTCATCCGGGACTTCGACCCTGTGCTGTGGCCGGACGTGCTCGGCCGCATGGCGCCCCATCTGACACCGGACCTGTGCCGGCGTGCCCAGCACATGGCGTCGTCGCTCAGTGCGCCCGATCGGTGCAGGGTGTACGCGGCATTGAGTCGAGGCCCGTTCCCGGCCCACGAGCGACAGCAGATCGTCGAGTTCCTCGACGGGCATGCCGAAACAGCACTCTTCGGCGGCAGCAATCACTTCCGGGACGCCATGGCTGCCATGACCCAAGGAGGCCTGGGCCGCCTTGTCCTTCGCATCATCCGCGCGAGGGACCGCCAAGGTGATGCCTTGAGCGTGCTGGAAGCCGTCGCTCCGGCTCTGGAGGAGGAACTGATTCCAGAGGCACTGCGCCTTGCCATGGCGGACTCCTCCGCGGGGGACTCGTCGGGCCTGCGTGCCGTCGTCGCGCGCTGGGCGAGCTTTGGGCCCTCCGCGGCGAGTGACGCCTTGGCCGAGACCTACCGCACCCGCCTCTCGGTCACGGATGACGACGCCCTCGCACTGAGCCTCACCCCCGAGCCGCCCGACGGGGGCTGGGACAGCGCGCTGCGTGAACTGGCCGGCGAGGAGCTGAGGTTCGCGGTGCTGGCAGGTATGTGCGCACGCCTCCCCATGACCCCGACAGGGGCGATGCGCCTGGCGAAGACGCTTCCCCCTTCTTGGCTGCGGGACAAGGCCCGGCGAGTCGCCGGGACCGCGCTGGCCCACGGCATCGACGAGGTGGCGCTGTCCCGACTCATCGACGATTGCGCGGGAGAAGACCTCGACCTCGACAAGGAGCGCCTCACCCACGCCTACTTCGTCCGGCTCGCCCGGTCCGTCACCCCGGCGGCGGCAGTGGCATTCGCGCAGCGCGGTGGCAGCCACTCCTTGCTGGCCTGCGCACTGTCGGCTGCGGGCCCTGACCTCCCTTCCTCCGCGGTGTCCCTGACCATGGCCGCCGCGCGGCGGCGGGCTCACGCGGCCGAATACCGGGACCGCACGAAGGAGGGAGCGTGGAGCGCGGCGAACCTGCTTGTCGCCCTCCTCCCGTCGGTGTCAGCGCCCGAAGCGGACAGGCTCTGGGAGGAGGTGGAAACGTACTTGGACGGCCAGCAAGCGGAGATGCCGTGGAATCTCTCCCGGGCCACGCAGCTCTTCCACCACGTTCCCGACCGCTTCCGTGCCAGGGCGTGGAGTCTGCTCCTGCCGCCTGGATTCGCCGAGGGCGAGACCTCGTTCTCCCAGGGCTCTCGTCCAGGGGATGTGCCCGTGGGGTGGGCGAGTCGCGTCGCGGAACTCATCGACGCCTTCGACCGCCACCACCTGGATGTGTTGGCCGGGACCGTTGAACGACAGGCCGGGAGTTCCGGGGAGCGCGACAGCCTGCGCGCGGCCATAGCGGTGCGCAAGGCGCACCTCGGCGACATACCGGAGGCCCTGGACGGAATTCATGACTGCGGGTGGGCCCCGAGCTCCGCCCATGCAGCCATGGAGATCGCCGACGGGATGGCTCCCGAGTTCCTGGGCGAGTGGATCAACGCTGTTCTGAGGCGGTTCTCGGGTACCCGAAGCAACGAACTGAGGGCGGCCGTCCTCGCCAGTTCGAGTCCTCTGCAGGTCTCGGTGCCCGTCCCCGTCGCGGCGGAGATCGCAGGCCGCTGGCTGACGGACGGTCGGTGGCGCCGCCGCAGCGAGCTCGTAGCGGATGTGATCGGACTGGCTCCTCTGCTGCTTCGGCTGGACGAGACCGGCGAGAACCTCCGCGCCGCCGTCCGCGGTGATGCCTCTCTCAAGGCGCTGCGCAAGCTACTGGCCTGA
- a CDS encoding ADP-ribosylglycohydrolase family protein → MNESGNLSWEAEAVYRARVRGCLLGGAVGDALGYAIEFASLERIRAGYGPQGATGLVPDGDGVVGRVSDDTQMTLFTVEGLQQAHARARLKGIGGASTALVRQAYERWRETQHEAEPDATATGGLAAQAWLYARRAPGNACLSGLAQHHVPDPWGELGPPGPVNPESKGCGTVMRSAPFGLMVRTPARHAFELAARCAQITHGHPTGYYAAGALAAIVSHLVAGDSLEGAVLRTLRLLVRHPGHEETAAALNQALDLSAEGAPTAEKVESLGAGWIAEEALAIGVYSALAGDKVTDALLLSVNHSGDSDSTGSICGNLLGARYGDHGLPQEWLERIEGRAQIAALADDFATECVRR, encoded by the coding sequence GTGAACGAGTCGGGGAATCTGTCCTGGGAGGCAGAGGCGGTCTACCGGGCGCGGGTGCGGGGCTGTCTGCTGGGCGGGGCGGTCGGGGACGCCCTCGGCTATGCCATCGAGTTCGCGTCGCTGGAGCGGATCCGTGCCGGGTACGGGCCCCAGGGTGCGACCGGGCTCGTACCCGACGGTGACGGGGTCGTGGGCCGGGTCAGCGACGACACACAGATGACGCTCTTCACGGTGGAGGGGCTCCAGCAGGCCCACGCGCGGGCCCGGCTCAAGGGGATCGGCGGTGCGTCGACCGCGTTGGTCCGGCAGGCGTACGAGCGGTGGCGGGAGACGCAGCATGAAGCCGAACCGGACGCGACGGCGACCGGCGGGCTCGCCGCGCAGGCCTGGCTGTACGCGCGCCGCGCCCCCGGCAACGCCTGTCTGTCCGGGCTCGCGCAGCACCACGTCCCCGACCCGTGGGGCGAGCTGGGTCCGCCCGGGCCCGTCAATCCGGAGTCGAAGGGGTGCGGCACGGTGATGCGCTCGGCGCCGTTCGGGCTCATGGTGCGCACCCCGGCCCGGCACGCGTTCGAGCTGGCCGCGCGGTGCGCCCAAATCACTCACGGTCACCCCACGGGGTACTACGCCGCGGGGGCGCTGGCCGCCATCGTCAGCCATCTGGTCGCGGGGGACTCCCTGGAGGGTGCCGTGCTGCGCACGCTGCGACTGCTCGTCCGCCATCCCGGGCACGAGGAGACCGCGGCCGCCCTGAACCAAGCCCTCGACCTGTCCGCCGAAGGCGCTCCGACCGCCGAGAAGGTCGAGTCCCTCGGTGCCGGCTGGATCGCCGAGGAGGCCCTGGCCATCGGCGTCTACTCCGCCCTCGCCGGCGACAAGGTCACCGACGCCCTCCTTCTCTCCGTCAACCACTCCGGCGACAGCGACTCCACCGGCTCCATCTGCGGCAACCTCCTCGGCGCGCGGTACGGCGACCACGGGCTCCCGCAGGAGTGGCTGGAGCGGATCGAGGGGCGCGCGCAGATCGCCGCCCTCGCGGACGACTTCGCCACGGAGTGCGTACGCCGCTGA